The following are encoded together in the Streptomyces tsukubensis genome:
- a CDS encoding M56 family metallopeptidase, translating into MGLFVFLPFVLPLTALPVARLAEQHLHPRAATRLLTALSVVLALCSTVCLGLLVVVGTARLPGNPLPDSWADPEVRAVVPYDEFTGFASIAALLAAATACSLTLARHRRVRVRSHRALAGLPAADDPAILTDDEPYAYALPGRPGRIVVSSAMFDCLDAQERRALVAHERAHLTGGHHRLLLAARLAACANPLLRPLYPAIAYGTERWADEEAALAVGDRRVTARAVGKAALSTRGAVPPPLPAFAAPGPVPRRVAALLSPAPPAGAFPPARTPTALAILMAGAGAAVSAASSFNAMVTLLVVLEAATPL; encoded by the coding sequence GTGGGCCTCTTCGTCTTCCTGCCCTTCGTCCTGCCGCTGACCGCGCTGCCCGTGGCGCGCCTCGCCGAGCAGCACCTCCACCCGCGCGCGGCCACCCGGCTGCTCACCGCGCTCTCCGTCGTCCTCGCCCTGTGCAGCACGGTCTGCCTCGGGCTGCTCGTCGTCGTCGGCACCGCGCGGCTGCCGGGCAACCCGCTCCCCGACAGCTGGGCCGACCCGGAGGTACGGGCCGTCGTCCCCTACGACGAGTTCACCGGTTTCGCCTCGATCGCCGCGCTCCTCGCCGCCGCGACCGCCTGTTCCCTCACACTGGCCCGCCACCGCAGGGTCCGGGTCAGGTCCCACCGCGCCCTGGCGGGGCTGCCCGCGGCCGACGACCCCGCGATCCTGACCGACGACGAGCCGTACGCCTACGCCCTGCCGGGCCGGCCGGGCCGGATCGTGGTCTCCAGCGCCATGTTCGACTGCCTCGACGCGCAGGAACGGCGTGCGCTCGTCGCCCACGAACGCGCCCACCTGACCGGCGGGCACCACCGGCTGCTGCTGGCGGCCCGTCTCGCCGCCTGCGCCAACCCGCTGCTGCGCCCGCTGTACCCGGCCATCGCCTACGGCACGGAGCGCTGGGCCGACGAGGAGGCGGCGCTCGCGGTGGGCGACCGCCGGGTCACCGCGCGAGCGGTCGGCAAGGCGGCCCTGTCCACGCGTGGGGCCGTGCCTCCGCCGCTCCCCGCCTTCGCGGCGCCGGGCCCCGTGCCCCGCCGCGTGGCCGCGCTCCTCTCCCCGGCGCCCCCGGCCGGGGCCTTCCCACCCGCGCGTACGCCGACGGCCCTCGCGATCCTGATGGCGGGGGCGGGAGCGGCGGTCTCCGCGGCCTCGTCGTTCAACGCGATGGTGACGCTCCTCGTCGTACTGGAGGCGGCCACGCCGTTGTAA
- a CDS encoding tellurite resistance TerB family protein, whose translation MALWDRFKESAQTMQTQLVAKKNDLKSGAFRDASMAMCALVAAADGTVDASERQRVAQLIAGNEVLQNFAADDLRRRFDDYLNKLTADFDFGKVSVLQEIAKAKKKPAEARAVVQIGIVIGGADGDFDKTEQAVVREACFALDLPPHEFDL comes from the coding sequence ATGGCCCTGTGGGATCGTTTCAAGGAATCGGCGCAGACGATGCAGACGCAGCTCGTCGCGAAGAAGAACGATCTGAAGAGCGGCGCCTTCCGGGATGCCAGCATGGCGATGTGCGCCCTGGTCGCGGCGGCCGACGGCACCGTCGACGCGTCGGAGCGCCAGCGGGTCGCGCAGCTCATCGCCGGTAACGAGGTGTTGCAGAACTTCGCCGCCGACGATCTGCGCAGGCGCTTCGACGACTACCTGAACAAGCTGACGGCCGACTTCGACTTCGGCAAGGTCAGCGTTCTCCAGGAGATCGCCAAGGCCAAGAAGAAGCCGGCCGAGGCCCGCGCCGTCGTACAGATCGGCATCGTCATCGGCGGCGCCGACGGCGACTTCGACAAGACGGAGCAGGCCGTGGTGCGGGAGGCGTGCTTCGCGCTCGACCTGCCGCCCCACGAGTTCGACCTCTGA
- a CDS encoding BlaI/MecI/CopY family transcriptional regulator, with product MTAPARRRGQGELEAQVLAALHHAPGPVAAAWVQERLGGDLAYTTVMTILSRLRSKNAVTRERSGRSFLWNAVADEAGLAALRMRRVLDGEDDRDAVLTSFVTSLSADDEELLRALLGERGRPGGAGHAHTHGG from the coding sequence CTGACCGCCCCCGCCCGCCGCCGTGGACAGGGCGAACTGGAGGCGCAGGTGCTCGCCGCCCTCCACCACGCCCCTGGCCCCGTCGCCGCCGCCTGGGTACAGGAACGCCTCGGCGGCGATCTCGCCTACACCACCGTGATGACGATCCTCTCCCGCCTGCGGTCCAAGAACGCCGTGACCAGGGAACGCAGCGGACGCTCCTTCCTGTGGAACGCCGTCGCCGACGAGGCAGGGCTCGCGGCCCTGCGGATGCGGCGGGTCCTGGACGGTGAGGACGACAGGGACGCCGTACTCACCAGCTTCGTGACCTCGCTCTCCGCCGACGACGAGGAATTGCTGCGCGCCCTGCTCGGGGAGCGCGGGCGGCCGGGCGGCGCCGGTCACGCGCACACGCACGGAGGCTGA
- a CDS encoding TerD family protein produces MGVSLAKGGKVSLSKEAPGLSAVTIGLGWDVRTTTGADHDLDASALLCTADGKVASDQHFIFYNNLNSPDGSVRHTGDNLTGEGEGDDESIDIDLESVPAEIAKIVFPVSIHDAESRGQSFGQVRNAFIRVVNRAGGAELARYDLSEDASTETAMVFGEVYRHGAEWKFRAVGQGYASGLAGIASDYGVNV; encoded by the coding sequence ATGGGAGTCTCACTGGCCAAGGGCGGAAAAGTCTCGCTCTCGAAGGAGGCGCCCGGCCTGTCCGCGGTGACGATCGGTCTCGGCTGGGACGTCCGCACGACGACCGGCGCCGATCACGACCTGGACGCGAGCGCACTGCTCTGCACGGCGGACGGCAAGGTCGCCTCGGACCAGCACTTCATCTTCTACAACAACCTGAACAGCCCGGACGGTTCCGTCCGGCACACCGGGGACAACCTCACGGGTGAGGGCGAGGGCGACGACGAGTCGATCGACATCGACCTCGAATCCGTTCCCGCGGAGATCGCGAAGATCGTCTTCCCGGTCTCCATTCATGACGCGGAGTCCCGCGGCCAGAGCTTCGGCCAGGTCCGCAACGCGTTCATCCGCGTGGTCAACCGCGCGGGCGGCGCCGAGCTGGCCCGCTACGACCTGTCGGAGGACGCCTCGACGGAGACCGCCATGGTCTTCGGCGAGGTCTACCGGCACGGCGCCGAGTGGAAGTTCCGCGCCGTCGGCCAGGGCTACGCCTCGGGCCTCGCGGGCATCGCCTCCGACTACGGCGTCAACGTCTGA